A stretch of the Bradyrhizobium sp. CCBAU 53351 genome encodes the following:
- a CDS encoding SDR family NAD(P)-dependent oxidoreductase — translation MPHSSNAPRRTLLLTGASRGIGHATVIRFSSAGWRVITCSRHPFPEDCPWDAGPEDHIQVDLGSPADTTRAISDIRDRLEGGMLHALVNNAAISPKGPGGSRLGSVDTDLDTWTHVFHVNFFAPIMIARGLIEELKAAKGSVVNVTSIAGSRVHPFAGAAYATSKAALASLTREMASDFGRVGVRVNAIAPGEIDTSILSPGTEKIVEQQIPMHRLGTPDEVAKIIYVLCTDTSSYVNGAEIHINGGQHV, via the coding sequence ATGCCGCATTCGTCCAATGCGCCGCGCCGCACGCTGCTCCTGACCGGAGCAAGCCGCGGCATCGGCCACGCCACCGTGATCCGCTTTTCCTCGGCGGGGTGGCGCGTCATCACCTGCTCGCGGCATCCGTTCCCGGAGGATTGTCCGTGGGATGCCGGCCCTGAGGATCACATTCAGGTCGATCTCGGCAGTCCCGCGGACACGACCCGCGCGATTTCCGATATCCGCGACCGGCTCGAAGGCGGCATGCTGCATGCGCTGGTCAACAACGCCGCGATCTCGCCGAAGGGCCCCGGCGGCTCCCGGCTCGGCTCGGTCGACACCGATCTCGATACCTGGACGCATGTCTTCCACGTCAACTTCTTCGCGCCGATCATGATCGCGCGCGGGCTGATCGAGGAATTGAAGGCGGCCAAGGGATCGGTCGTGAACGTCACCTCGATCGCCGGCTCGCGCGTGCATCCGTTCGCGGGCGCCGCCTACGCCACCTCGAAGGCCGCGCTCGCCTCTCTGACGCGTGAGATGGCCTCCGACTTCGGCCGCGTCGGCGTGCGCGTCAACGCCATCGCACCGGGCGAGATCGACACTTCGATCCTGTCGCCGGGCACCGAGAAGATCGTCGAGCAGCAGATCCCGATGCACCGCCTCGGCACCCCCGACGAGGTCGCCAAGATCATCTACGTGCTGTGCACGGACACCAGCTCCTACGTCAACGGCGCGGAGATCCACATCAACGGCGGCCAGCACGTATAG
- a CDS encoding RT0821/Lpp0805 family surface protein has translation MTIILIGLGTGGCSFSRKDQSAYAKADDSDLTGSIARPAKEAPPTETDLAFARNAASDVLSKGDKDSSQHWENPETGARGSVTPIAQSYAAEDGRKCRDFLASYVNGATESWLQGAGCQSTRGRWEIHTLKPWRS, from the coding sequence ATGACGATCATTCTGATCGGACTCGGTACCGGGGGATGCAGCTTTTCCCGCAAGGACCAGAGCGCCTACGCCAAGGCCGACGACAGCGACCTCACCGGCTCGATCGCGCGACCGGCGAAGGAGGCCCCGCCGACCGAGACCGATCTCGCCTTCGCCCGCAACGCCGCCTCCGACGTCCTCAGCAAGGGCGACAAGGATTCCAGTCAGCATTGGGAGAATCCGGAGACCGGGGCGCGCGGCTCGGTGACGCCGATCGCGCAATCCTATGCCGCCGAGGACGGCCGCAAATGCCGCGATTTCCTGGCGAGCTATGTCAACGGGGCGACCGAAAGCTGGCTCCAGGGCGCCGGCTGCCAAAGCACCCGTGGCCGTTGGGAGATTCATACGCTAAAGCCGTGGCGGAGCTAG
- the pdxH gene encoding pyridoxamine 5'-phosphate oxidase translates to MTDTTSMKHQTPLTSGDFTAADEPFALFDSWLNEAIKSEPNDPNAMALATVDPDGLPDVRMVLMKGFDTEGFVFYSHIASQKGRELAANPKAALLFHWKSLRRQVRIRGNVTPVTEAEADAYFATRPKQAQIGAWASKQSQELESRFAFEQAIAKVAARHVIGEVPRPPGWSGWRITPARIEFWHDRPFRLHDRIEFRRDAVGQPWSKTRMYP, encoded by the coding sequence ATGACCGACACGACCTCGATGAAACACCAGACACCCTTAACATCCGGTGATTTCACCGCCGCCGACGAGCCATTTGCGCTGTTCGACAGCTGGCTGAACGAGGCGATCAAGAGCGAGCCGAACGATCCGAACGCCATGGCGCTCGCAACCGTCGACCCCGACGGGCTGCCTGATGTGCGCATGGTGCTGATGAAAGGCTTCGATACCGAGGGTTTTGTCTTCTACAGCCACATCGCAAGCCAGAAGGGCCGCGAACTCGCCGCAAATCCTAAGGCCGCTTTACTTTTTCACTGGAAGTCGCTGCGCCGTCAGGTCCGCATCCGCGGCAACGTGACGCCGGTGACGGAGGCCGAGGCCGACGCCTATTTCGCCACCCGGCCCAAGCAGGCCCAGATCGGCGCCTGGGCGAGCAAGCAGTCGCAGGAGCTGGAGAGCCGCTTCGCCTTCGAACAAGCCATCGCGAAAGTCGCGGCCAGACACGTCATCGGCGAAGTGCCGCGGCCGCCGGGCTGGAGCGGCTGGCGCATCACGCCCGCGCGGATCGAGTTCTGGCACGACCGCCCATTCCGTCTGCACGACCGCATCGAATTTCGCCGTGACGCGGTCGGCCAACCGTGGTCCAAGACGCGGATGTACCCTTAA